The proteins below come from a single Arthrobacter sp. B1I2 genomic window:
- the secG gene encoding preprotein translocase subunit SecG: MDVLHVILQILLGITSLLLTLLILLHKGRGGGLSDMFGGGMSSGLGSSGVAERNLNRFTVILGVTWGVVIIALGLIMRFSGAGDS; encoded by the coding sequence GTGGACGTTCTTCATGTCATTCTGCAGATCCTCCTGGGCATCACCAGCCTCCTGCTGACGCTGCTGATTCTCCTGCACAAGGGACGCGGCGGCGGGTTGTCCGATATGTTCGGCGGCGGGATGAGCTCAGGCCTCGGCTCTTCGGGCGTGGCAGAACGAAACCTCAACCGCTTCACCGTCATCCTGGGCGTCACGTGGGGCGTGGTGATCATCGCCCTGGGCCTGATCATGCGGTTCAGCGGGGCCGGGGATTCCTGA
- the tpiA gene encoding triose-phosphate isomerase, with product MTTSTNGAFDRKPFIAGNWKMNMDHVQGITLLQKLAWTLSDAKHDYSRVEVAVFPPFTDLRGVQTLVQGDDLQVAYGGQDLSQFDSGAYTGDISGQFLNKLGCKYVLVGHSERRTIHNESDEVLNAKVKAAFKHGVTPVLCVGEGLEIRQAGTHVDHTLQQLRAGVAGLSSEQAAELVIAYEPVWAIGTGEVAGPEDAQEMCAAIRAELESLFGADVAAKTRLLYGGSVKANNAAAILQERDVDGLLVGGASLDPAEFANIVRFESHLVTD from the coding sequence GTGACTACGTCAACGAACGGCGCTTTCGACCGCAAGCCCTTCATCGCGGGCAACTGGAAAATGAACATGGACCACGTGCAGGGCATCACGCTCCTGCAGAAACTGGCCTGGACCCTCTCCGACGCCAAGCACGACTACAGCCGCGTTGAGGTGGCCGTCTTCCCGCCGTTCACCGACCTCCGCGGTGTCCAGACCCTGGTCCAGGGCGACGACCTGCAGGTCGCCTATGGCGGCCAGGACCTGTCGCAGTTCGACTCGGGCGCCTACACCGGCGACATTTCCGGGCAGTTCCTGAACAAGCTCGGCTGCAAGTACGTCCTGGTCGGCCACAGCGAACGCCGCACCATCCATAACGAGTCCGACGAGGTTCTCAACGCCAAGGTCAAGGCCGCCTTCAAGCATGGGGTCACACCCGTGCTCTGTGTAGGGGAAGGCCTGGAGATCCGCCAGGCCGGAACCCATGTTGACCACACGCTGCAGCAGCTCCGCGCCGGCGTGGCAGGACTCAGCAGCGAGCAGGCGGCCGAACTGGTGATTGCCTACGAGCCCGTCTGGGCCATCGGCACCGGTGAGGTGGCCGGGCCGGAGGACGCGCAGGAAATGTGCGCCGCCATCCGGGCAGAACTCGAGTCCCTGTTCGGCGCCGACGTGGCAGCCAAGACCCGTTTGCTGTATGGCGGATCGGTCAAGGCCAACAACGCCGCCGCCATCCTGCAGGAACGCGACGTGGACGGCCTGCTGGTGGGCGGTGCCAGCCTTGACCCGGCCGAGTTTGCTAATATTGTCAGGTTCGAGAGCCACCTGGTCACGGACTAG